A segment of the Onychomys torridus chromosome 16, mOncTor1.1, whole genome shotgun sequence genome:
AGATACTATATTTCTGGTATAAAGCCCATGATTTTATGGATCAAAGAGCAAGTAaggcttaacagttaagagcacttgctgctcttgcatggCACTGGAGCTTGCTTCCCAGCGTTCATGTCAGATGGATCACAACCACCTCTATCTCCAGCTCCAGTGTTTGACAACCTCTTGTGGCCTCCAGAGGATCAAaggaaaacatacatgcatgcgCGCGTGCGCGAgcacgcacatgcgcacacagagacacacagacacagacacagacacagacacacacacttctgacaacctcttctggcctcacacaccctctctctctctcaaaagagcaagaaaagaaaaaccctcaCCAAACTAAGTTATCACCATGAATCCTCATCAAGGAAAGATGGTGCTtgcattattactattattactattggttttttgagatagagtttctctgtgtagctcttgctatcctggaactcatgctgtagaccaggctggcctagagctcagagatccgcctgcctctgcctccctaatgctgggattattattatttttgtagtgACGAGAGTAAGATCATTTGATTTACCTGTTGTTGCCACAGAAGTTGGCTGTGCCCCAAACAAATGGGGTGCTGGTCTGTTCCCACAAATCtgccaaaggaaacaaaacagtttGTGATGCTACTAGGAAAAAACACCAATCCACATTAGTTGAATTTGTCAGATGGGAAATAACACAGCTAGGTTTTGAGGGGTATGAGTGAAAACTGATTGAGTGCCCTGCCCAAGTAATACAGAAGCAGGAATTTAACAACTGAAGGATAAGAGCCATAAATAATAGTAATCGTGCCAAGTAACAATCATGCACAGATGGTACAATAGGATTTATGGGGAAAACAGATGTAAAGAAATGCTTCTTCTAATCAAGAGGGACAGGCTGTTCTATGTGTCTGCACAGTGATACAAATGTGCTCATTTTGGGgcccaataaaaataataaggcaTTCCAAACAACATGGCACactcataaaaaaagaaaaccttccttCTGTCTTAAGCAAATGATCTGAGATTTaaatatgtgaagaaaaaaaatatagaggCATCTCACCTTTATCCCAGTCTTCATCACAAGGAGGGCACTGCCATGTGCTCTCAGCCAGAGTCTCTTGTCCAAGGTTCCTGGTTTGGTTGACTGCAAGACAACCGAGATTTGACATATAAAGGACAAAGTGGGAGGCCCAGCTAGGTTATTCTGTTTAAGGGATTTAAGGCCTTTAAAGGCTGCAGGGTAGCCTATTGAGTCTTTGTTTCTAAATATGGATAGGGTGGAAGCTGACAGGAAcaagaagcagaaacaaagacCGTTACCATATTTATAGCAATAacaggattatttatttattgagacaaggtcttaaaCTCAAAAATGACCTTGACCTTCAAGGTCCTCCTGCTCCATTCTTGAGTTTGGGGATTACAGGTTAGTGCCACCATGCCTATGATTTTTCTGGCACAGGAGCTGGAACCTAGCTTTATCCAAGTGGCTCGACCCACAGAGCTCTATCTCCAGCCTCAAGAACTTTATTTTTAGATGATTTATTATAATAGTAGAAAACAGTCTGACCTATATAAGAATCTAACAACCCACTGCTACAATGACATAAACATCTCAAAGGCAGAAAAATGTTCCTTTGAAATGGCGAAAGCCAGCATAACTACAAACTGACTGGCTAACCCCCAGTACTGGAACATTTTAGCTAGTCAGACTTACCCACATCCTGCTCAATACAGCTCTTGTCATCACAGCTTGAGATGTGATGACTGATTTCAGCCCGGGGAACCTGGTGCCGAGCATTGAAGGGACAAGTAGCCAATTTGTTTGCAACATCAGGATGATTCTGTGGGATCAAAATTAAGGGATCTATCAATTGTTTAGATCTCATAAAATCCACGGAAACTAGCTCAGCCTTTTTCTATAAATGGCTCTGTGTAATCCCCTCAGCAAGTTTTTATGTCTCAGCTGTGGTGGGTACACTCAGCCAAGGTGGGTAACTCATCACAGAAACCTAAGAGGGAAATAGTTATCACCTACATAGACCATGCAGCTACTATCTCAGTAGTGTCAAAATGCAAACCTTTTGGTTATGACTGTAGGGATtaccccccctcacccccaataCTGGGATTTTAGTGGCTTATAAAGAGCAAAGCAGTCAGTATGAGCcgtctcttctctgtctgtcaGACACCACAGCCTGCAATGCTGGAGCCCTCTGCGTGTCTGTGAAAGCTGACATTCAGGATCAACACTAACAATGAAACACAGTCTGTACTGTAGCAGGACCTGCTAGTGCAATGTGACAGTGCTGAGAAATAGGGAGCTGCAGAGACAAGCTAATGATTTTTCAAACCAACATAGGGACACTTACTTATAGTATTGATGCCTGAAATAAGGCCCTGAACAATTTAAcctcttctatttgtttttagagaaagagtttctctgtacagtcctggctgtcctggaactctgtagaccagggtgggccttgaactcagaaatccatttgcctctgcctcccaagtgctgggataaaaggtacATGTCACCACTACCTGGTGAACAATTTAACCTTTATTTCATCTATTTCACTTAGGAAAAATGCAAATGATAAGCACTTTGTGGACTAGTACCTTgttttaaccccccccccccaaagtatTTATTATCACCTAAATGTCATGACAAATGTACCAACaattaagaaatttaagaaaaagagggcctggagagatggctcagtgggtcattAAGAGTGCTGCTATCcttccagaggctctgagttTTTTTCTGGTACCCAAAGTAGAGGCCTGACAATTATTTGTAACTATAGCTCCAAGGAATTTAATACTCTCTACTGATCTCTGTGGTTACTCTCTCtcatacatatattaaaaacaaaacaaaaaacagaggggCAATGAGATGTCTCAAAGGGTCAAttccaccaagtctgacaacctgagtttgacatCCAGGACCTATATGCTGGAAGGACAGGGCTGATTTTCACAGGTTGTTTTCTTTCATGGGTCTGTAGAGATGGCTTACTGGTTAAGATTGCTGCTTATTGAGCAATCATGAGAAACTTGGTTTGGATTCCAGCACTGCTGGTGGCTatatcagaggagcagcaggtggtaattgaagttcaaggtgtcatcCCACCAGGAGGCAACCCCTGATGGGTGCATCTCGGATAGCCAAAGCCCTGAGTCCACAGAcctggaatgtcttttgcttctgctgtgtctttacatgtttgctgctgccatctttctctggtatctggcatggtgtgagtgggtgtggggagatccccactgcctgtgatgTAGTGTATTTATCTCATAGAAACACCTCATTCCattgggcatttttacctgtgatTATGAAGATGATTACTCCCTAAACTGTACTGTCTAGTTGATAGTAatattagtttaaatagagttttgataaaaaataaaacatggaagtGACACATTGCtacaacacatgagtttctattgagaagctgtatagactgtggcttaggttaatgactAAGAAAAGCAATTTAGTCCTGGGagcccagctagtttaaattctttGAACATTAATGTTGGAAGATGTGTTTATAGGTTTTGGAgtcatcatagctgaaacaaagctttgaaaacaacttaaagttagactaagatgttttgtcaaatagctttgagatgaaaaacccaagaagacaatctaaagttttagaaaggcacatagttgagtgaggaactctttaaggtcagggaacaagaacaaagcagcccaattatcaaCCATTAGGTGacgtgcctttcttgctaggattggttgaaaatcaaaggtgatgattaatttcttATACCCGTTTCTGCCCTcattctcctaaaaaaaaaaaaaaaaaaaagctattgatgagtgggtatgcactctaaagatttaaagtagagctgactgtttttcatgtataaaagtttaggaGGATGGAAAGTTCAAAGTCTGCCTGggctgtaagttcaaggtcaccttggacaacttagtgagtcctgtctcaaaattaaaggCTGGcaacacagctcagtggtaagagcacttacGAGTACTCTGATGTGAAGCCTTAGATTAAATTCCCAGTACTGCCTTCCCTTTCCCCcacaaaagatgaaaagaaaaataaaacacagtctCCATTACTTATATAAAGCATGTTAGACAATAAAAGCAaaggttttggagacagggtcttgttgtacagccctggctggactTGAATTTGTGGCAACCTTCCTGCTTTACCCTTGCAAGTggtaggattataggcatgcaccactatacctaCTTAAGGAAAAcagcttaaaattttttaattattttaaatgtgtatgaggTATTGGGTTCTCCTGGAGCAGTTATGAGCCACTCAATGTGAACTTGGGTGCTCTGAAAGAGCAatacaggtgctcttaactgctggtcatctctccagcctccactacttcttcttctttcttttatttttttggttggtttggaacAGGGTATCTCTATGCAGCTTTGGCTACCCTGGCTGGCActtattctatagaccaggctgacctttaaATCATAAATTatctctgcctacctctgcctcctgagtgctggcattaaaggcataaaccaccatgcccagctaaatatttttttaattttatatgtgtgaatgttctgccagtgtgtatgtatatgcatcataTGTATATCTAATCATAAAAGTGGGtcaagatcccctggaactggagttacagatggttgtaagccactatgtggaagctaggaatcaaacccaggtcttctgcaaaaacaagtgctcttaactgctgaatcatttcttcttcttccacctAGTTTTTTCAGACAGGCTCTTTTTTTTTGCTAGAGAAGAGGGTgagtgtttcaagacagggtttctctgtgtagccctggctgtcctggaactctctctgtagaccaggttgtcctcaaactcagaaatccgactgcctctgcctcctaagtgctaggattaaaggcgtgtgccaccacctttccttgagactgggtcttatCATATATCCCAGGAGGTCACTATATAATTTACCTGTCCTTGAcctcatggcaattctcctgcctcaacttcctgattACAACCgtctggattacaggtgtgtgccacactatGTGTGGTTGGTTTGTGtgcttctttgttttgagacaatctcatgtagcccagattagCAAACTCAACTTGCTATATAGTtgagggtaaccttgaactttaGATTCTCCTGTGTCTacttccttagtgctggaattataggcttgAAAAATCATACATGGTTTTATGTGGTGcaagggattgaacccaagggctttatgcatgttaggcaagcattctataaATTaaactacacccccagccctaaatactttttaaaaaatattaaatatgaattatatatagtTTGGGTTAAATATTAAACTTTTTTTGGTATCTGTATCTAACATtggtattctttctttttaattttttttcttttttttccagagctgaggactgaacccagggccttgtgcttgctaggcaagtgctctgccactgagctaaatccccaaccccaacattggtattctttaaaaaaaaatgaggagctgaagagattgctcagaggttaagggatttactgctcttgcagaagacctgggtttagtcccagaacccacatggtagcttacaactatatgtaacttcagttccaggggacctgattcCTTCTTACAAAATTTtcttgggcaccaggtacacatgtggtacacatatgtatatgtaggcaaagcacttatatacaaaaaatataaaccttaaaaaacttcttttttaaatatcttacTTTAAAAACCACTGAAGTACATTTTCCCCTAAGATTTactcatgtattttatgtatatgagtgctctgtcttcatgcactGATCCCATTGCAGAAGGttatgtggttgctgagaactgatctcaggacctctggaagagccaagtgctcttaactgctgagccaactctccaacccccaagattttactttgttaattatgtgtgtgtgtgtctctgtgtgcatatgtgcacatgagtacatgtGCCTGTGGAAAGCCAaaaagggcactggattccctagatttggaattacaggaagttgtgagctgcctgatatagTTGGTAGAATTTGtgacctctggaaaagtagcaagtgttctttaccactgagccatctctccagctctgacatCAGTATTCTAACAACCTATAaaagtattcattcattcattcattcattcattcattcatttacttacttatgtatgtatgtttttcgagacagggtttctctgtgtagctttgcgcctttcctggaacttactttggagaccaggcttggccttgaactcacagagatctgcctgcctctacctcccgagtgctgggattacaggtgtgcgctaccactgcccggccaaaaccttcctaacttttttttcccacccagagctggagaccaaactcagggccttgcacttgataggcaagcactctaccactgagctaaatccccaacccgatttgtctgtttttttgagacagggtttctctgtgtaacagctctggctatcccagaacttgctttgtagaccaggctggcctcaaactcatagagatccacctgcctctgcctcctgagtgctgggattaaaggtgtgcgccaacactGCTTGGCTAGTAATTTTTAATTAACAGAGGACTAGAGTACATTATATTAGCCAAGTCTATAAAGAAgtaagcagagagaaaacaaattaaaaagaaaagagattttggggctggagagaaggctcattGGTTAACAgtacttactactcttgcagaggacctaactacaatttccagcacctacatggtggctcaaaactgtctgttaattccagttccaagatatccatgccttcttctggcctctgtgggcttctGTGTACACACTGTGCATATAAacttacacagacagacagacatacacataagttaaaagaaaaaaaaagatgttgaaaCTTGGAGAGTCACTTTCTTGAGTTAAAAATTCTAAACAAGAAGTCAGAAAGAAATGTAATAGAGGGGTTAGAGAAGAcccagtggttaaaaacacttgtgttttcagaggacccaggtctgttttatagcacccacacagtagttAAGAACTAtctttttaactccagttccaggggatccaataccctctctCTTCAAACTTCCACGGGCACTAGACACACATGGTGCACGTATATATATTCAaccaaaacacccatatacatgaacctaaaaatactttaaaaaatagggTACTTAGTACTTATCAGAATAAAGAACACATCAAATTTGTAAGGTAAGAGGAATTTCTCATTACTAGGAAAAAAATTAGTGATTCTTCTGTTTTCCAAAGGGTAAGATTCTAGAGACATTGTTTATAAACAATGCTTTGTTGATagttagaagaaagaaagaaaaaaaaaaaagacaaaaaaatctaTAAACTTCATAGAATAAGACATCTGTAAATATTGGAACTTAACAAGGTAGAATCACCAAACAATCTGgcattcaattaaaatatttatgttaaacACTTTGTTGCCTATAAAGTTTCGCTCTTCAGAAAAACTTAAGGCGGCATGAAAGgtcatatttatgaaaataataccTTACCTTTCTGCACTTGATGAGATGATAAGGAAACCTGCAGGCCCTGATCTGGTGATTTTTATCATAGGGGCACTGTAATAACTTTTCAGGGTCCAGGGAGTCgactgaaagagagaaaaaaaaaatacagtaagtaTAAAGTATAATAGGATCCTGTAAAACTACAGCAGCCTTTTAGGTATattaatgttttcaataaatCCATAGTGAAAGAATAAGGCAGTCTAAAGAAAactttgattaaaataaattgtgactggcctggcagtggtggcatccacctttaatcctagagca
Coding sequences within it:
- the Gtsf1 gene encoding gametocyte-specific factor 1, which encodes MEDTYIDSLDPEKLLQCPYDKNHQIRACRFPYHLIKCRKNHPDVANKLATCPFNARHQVPRAEISHHISSCDDKSCIEQDVVNQTRNLGQETLAESTWQCPPCDEDWDKDLWEQTSTPFVWGTANFCGNNSPANNIVVEHKSNLASGMRVPKSLPYVLPWKNNGNAQ